Within Pseudomonas brassicacearum, the genomic segment TTTGGGGGAAGAATTTTGATAGCCATATTTCTCTCTCCTGACACATTCATATTTGAGGGATTACTTTCACCCGGTGTCACTCTGTCTATTTTCACCAACCCTTTCTTTGACTCGGCAACGAGCCTCCCCCCTTGAAAGAGTTCATAGATAACTACTGCAGAATCGTTATCAACCAGCGGCCTGATATTTGGCTGAAACGGAACTACCAAATCAAAACCAGCTGATATGTCTGGCGCTTGAAGCGTTCGTTCCCAGACGCCATATGCCTCCGAAACTGGCGGACCGCTGCCATTCAAGCTCGAATAGCCTTGCCATTGAACTTTCACCCGATCCCCGGGCACGGCGATACTGGCCAAACTCGGTATTGCGATCGTAGCGCCACTCGTTAACGGCGGAACGGTGTGGTTATTCAAATACCCCCAAAGAGTCGCGTGCGGAAATGTTGGCTCATCCAATATTATGAGCGGTGTGTGATTGATGGTGAGTTTTCTTTTAGGGGAGGGGTCATCCGTGCCACCTGCTCCCTTCCATACTTTGTAATAAATATATGCCACACCATCCCTGGCCAAATGCTGAGGCGTCAAGTCGAAATATAAAAAATCCACCGCCAGGGGCACTGGATAGAACACGGTGTAAAGCCGATTTTCTAACCCATCTTGAAACCAACTGATCCAGAGCTCATCATTGGGTTGCGGTTCAATCCAATACGGGATAACAATTCGAGTCCCCCGTTGCAATATTTCGCGAGGCACATGACCTTCCAGATCATTATCATTGATGCCCTCCACCAAGAGGGGCTTCGCCAGAACTTCGCTATTCGTACCCCGCATCCGACTTTCTTCTAGCGAAGCCATCGCAATCACCTTGTCAGAAACCTGAATCAAAATTTCCTAGGTCCATAAGGTCATTTAGCGCGGAGCGATGATAATTTCCAACTGTCAGATCTGACAGGTAACAACGCCGTTCATCGGATAAACGAAAAGAACCGAGACTTGGACAAACGGATGGAGGGATCAAAACAGATAACGAGGGGGACGGCGCTCGCTCAATGCAAACGAGTGCCTTCCCCCATTACAAATGGGCTCAGAAGGGGATTTGCGTTTACTTAATTGTCAGATAGGCGGGTTTACTAACCGCGCGGCGCAATCTGCAATTCGTCCACAGGCGATAGCCAGCTCCCCCCGTCCCACCACCAACCCAACCCGAATATGCCCCGCCGCACTCGGCCCAAACGCCTCCCCCGCCAGCACTGACACCCCATACCCATCCAACAAGCGCTCGGCAAACGCTTGGGCCGCCAGCCCCGTCTCACGTACATCGACCATCACGAACATGCCGCCATCGGGCCGCACCGGCTTGAGGCCAGGGCAGCCCTCAAGCGCCGCGCACACCAGGTCCCGGCGTTGCCGATATTCCTCACGCATCCGCGCCACTTCCGGCAGGTCTTGCTCCAGCGCAACCTGGGCACCGCGCTGGACGAAGTCCGGCAGGCCGAACAGCATGCACAGCGACAGGTTCGCCAGATGTTCGGCCAGCGGTTCAGGGCCGATGGCCCAGCCGATACGCCAACCGGTCATGGCGTGGGACTTGGACAGGCTATTAATGGTGACGGTGCGCTCGGCCATGCCCGGCAGGCCGGCCGGGCTGATGTGTTCGCCTTCGTACAGCAAGTCGCTGTAGACCTCGTCGCTGATCAGCCACAGGTCATGGTCGATGCACAGGTGCGCCAGCGCTTGCCAGGTCGGCAGTGGCAGGCTGGCGCCGGAGGGATTGTTGGGACTGTTGAGCAGCATGGCGCGGGTGCGCGGGGTGATCAGCCGGGCGACATCGGCCGGTTGGACCCGGAACGCGTTTTCCGGGCTCACCGGCACCGGCACCACTTTCGCCCCGCAGGCACCAAACACCGCTTCGTAGGTGACGTACATCGGTTCGGGGACGATTACTTCATCGCCGGGGTTGAGCAGGCATTGCGCGACCGCGTAGACAGCGCATTGGGCACCGGGCAGCACCGTGACGTGCCCGGCGTCCACCGGTTGGCCGCAACGTTCTTGATGGCGCCGGGCAATGCTGGCCCGCAGGGAATGCAGGCCACGGGTATCCGAGTAATGCGTGTCGCCGGCGCGCAGGCTGGCAACAGCGGCCTCGACGATGGCGGGCGGGGTGTCGAAGTCCGGATCGCCCACCGACAGCAACAACACATCCATGCCCTGTTCGCGCATGGCCAGCGCCCGATCATGAATCTGCCAGGCGGCGGCACCTTCGCCGGTGATGCGTTGGGTCAAGACTGAGAAGCGCATGTATCTCTCCTGATTGCGCGATATCCAGCCTCAACCCTATCTCAAATTCAACAGTGTGGGAGCAAAGCTTGCTCACAGGATTTACCGCGCCGCTACCCGCCAAAGCCGTGCAATGTCCCGGGCGCGCTCGCGCAGCAGGCGCGGGGCGTCGGTGCAGGCTTGCTGCAAGGTCATCGGCCCGCTGGCCAGGGCGAAGGCGGCGTCGATGCCATGTTCATACAACGCCTGGTAGCCCTCCCCCAGCGTGCCGGCAATGACCACCACCGGTACGCCGTGCTGGCGGGCGATGCGGGCCACGCCGAAGGGGGTCTTGCCGCGCAGGGTCTGGGCGTCGAAACGGCCTTCGCCGGTAATTACCAAATCGGCACCGCTGACCGCCTCGGCCAGCCCGGTCAGCTGGGCGACGACGTCCACCCCGGTACGAAACTGCGCCCCTAAAAACGCCTTGGCCGCGAACCCCAGGCCACCGGCGGCGCCGCTGCCCGGCTCGTCGCGCACATCCTTGTTCAACGCCCCGGCGCAATGTTCGGCGAAATGCCCCAGGGCCTGGTCCAGCGCCTGCACTTGAGACGCCGAGGCACCCTTCTGCGGACCGAAAACCACCGACGCGCCATGGGCGCCGCACAGCGGGTTATCGACATCGGCGGCGATCTCGAAACTGACTTGGGCCAGGCGTGGGTCCAGGTCGCTCAGGTCGATGCGCGCCAGGTTCGCCAAGGCCAGGCCACCGGGAGGAAGGGGTTGGCCCTGGTCATCCAGCAACGCCACGCCCAGGGCCTGCATCGCACCGGCACCGGCGTCGTTGGTGGCACTGCCGCCGATCGCCAGGACCACCCGCCCGGCGCCTTCATCGAGGGCGGCGCGAATCAGCTCGCCGGTGCCGTAGGTGCTACTGGAACAGGCATCGCGTTGCCCCGGCGGCACCAATTGCAAGCCACTGGCCTCGGCCATTTCGATGATTGCGGTGCGGCTCTCGGCCAACCAGCCCCAGCGCGCCTCGACGGCAACCCCCAAGGGGCCACGAACCCGGGTGCGGCGCCACTCACCGTTGCAGGCCGCCAACACCGACTCCACCGTCCCCTCCCCGCCGTCGGCCATCGGGCATTTGATCAACTGCGCATCCGGCCAGACCTCGGCCAGCCCCTGGGCGATGGCATCGGCAACACCCTGGGCGCTGAGGCTGTCCTTGAACGAGTCGGGGGCGATGACTATTTTCATATTATTCTCCTGTTTCGATGCACAGCATGTTGCCAGCTGACCGCAGCCGTGACGCCGGTCCGCTGCACAAAAGGCACCGGGCATTATTGTTCAAATTCACAACTGTGGGTGCGGGCTCCCACAGTTGATTGGGGTGTTTGATAAATCTGTTTGATCCGTGCGACTGTTCTGGGGTTTGATTGAGGCTTTCCCCATGGATAAAAGGATCTTGTCATGAGCTACCGCACGCTAGGCCATTCCGGGTTGCAAGTCTCGACGTTGACCCTGGGCACCATGATGTTCGGCGAACAGACCAGCACCGAGGATTCGCTGCGGATCATCGACAAGGCCTGGGACCAGGGCATCAACTTCATCGACACCGCGGACGTCTACACCAACGGCCGTTCCGAAGAGATTGTCGGCGAGGCGATCGCCCGCCGCCGTCAGGAATGGGTGCTGGCCACCAAGGTCGGCTTCGGCCCGCCAGACGGCGTGCCCAACCGCAGCGGCCTGAGCCGCAAGCACCTGTTCAATGGTATCGAGGCGAGCCTGACGCGCCTGGGCACCGATTACCTGGACATCTATTACCTGCACCGCGAAGACCACAACACGCCGTTGCACGTCACCGTGTCGGCCATCGGTGATTTGATTCGCCAGGGCAAGATCCGCTACTGGGGCCTGTCGAACTACCGTGGCTGGCGCATCGCCGAGGTGATCAGGATCGCCGACAGCCTGGGTATCGACCGGCCGGTGATCAGCCAACCGCTGTACAACATCGTCAATCGCCAGGCGGAAACCGAGCAGATCACCGCAGC encodes:
- a CDS encoding pyridoxal phosphate-dependent aminotransferase, coding for MRFSVLTQRITGEGAAAWQIHDRALAMREQGMDVLLLSVGDPDFDTPPAIVEAAVASLRAGDTHYSDTRGLHSLRASIARRHQERCGQPVDAGHVTVLPGAQCAVYAVAQCLLNPGDEVIVPEPMYVTYEAVFGACGAKVVPVPVSPENAFRVQPADVARLITPRTRAMLLNSPNNPSGASLPLPTWQALAHLCIDHDLWLISDEVYSDLLYEGEHISPAGLPGMAERTVTINSLSKSHAMTGWRIGWAIGPEPLAEHLANLSLCMLFGLPDFVQRGAQVALEQDLPEVARMREEYRQRRDLVCAALEGCPGLKPVRPDGGMFVMVDVRETGLAAQAFAERLLDGYGVSVLAGEAFGPSAAGHIRVGLVVGRGELAIACGRIADCAARLVNPPI
- a CDS encoding aldo/keto reductase; the protein is MSYRTLGHSGLQVSTLTLGTMMFGEQTSTEDSLRIIDKAWDQGINFIDTADVYTNGRSEEIVGEAIARRRQEWVLATKVGFGPPDGVPNRSGLSRKHLFNGIEASLTRLGTDYLDIYYLHREDHNTPLHVTVSAIGDLIRQGKIRYWGLSNYRGWRIAEVIRIADSLGIDRPVISQPLYNIVNRQAETEQITAAQNYGLGVVPFSPLARGVLSGKYAPDVAPDANSRAGRQDKRILETEWRVESLRIAQQILQYTQGRGVGIVEFAIAWVLNNSAVTSAIVGPRTEEQWDSYTKAQAVKITAEDEAFIDSLVTPGHASTPGFNDVGHFVSGRVPVGARLARDER
- a CDS encoding glycerate kinase, whose amino-acid sequence is MKIVIAPDSFKDSLSAQGVADAIAQGLAEVWPDAQLIKCPMADGGEGTVESVLAACNGEWRRTRVRGPLGVAVEARWGWLAESRTAIIEMAEASGLQLVPPGQRDACSSSTYGTGELIRAALDEGAGRVVLAIGGSATNDAGAGAMQALGVALLDDQGQPLPPGGLALANLARIDLSDLDPRLAQVSFEIAADVDNPLCGAHGASVVFGPQKGASASQVQALDQALGHFAEHCAGALNKDVRDEPGSGAAGGLGFAAKAFLGAQFRTGVDVVAQLTGLAEAVSGADLVITGEGRFDAQTLRGKTPFGVARIARQHGVPVVVIAGTLGEGYQALYEHGIDAAFALASGPMTLQQACTDAPRLLRERARDIARLWRVAAR